The stretch of DNA tgtACCTGTTTTCCCTGAGGCAAGCTGTCAAATAATGACACCAGATATCAAAATTCACACAGTCGCATAGATTTTTAAACGTAATATATTCCGGATCAAGTCCAAATGACACAGGGGCCGAACGATTTTAAGCTGCCCAGGTAAGCGGAAGCTGGTCACACAGAAAGTCCAATAAAAATATCCTTTTTTACATATCGTGCAGCGGCGCCTTTGATATTAGCAAGGATGTGGAGCGTTTAATGGGCAGTACCAACGAGGACTTGGCAAAGTTTCGCGAGCAGGTGAAACACCTGATGGACAACGTGGGCGAGGTGGTGGCGGAAAACCAGCAGCTCCGCCAGGAGTTGGCCAGACACAAGCTGGCTGATACAAGAAAGACTGGCGGTGTTGAGGAGATCCAGCAACGAGCTCAAATGACCGAAGATGCCTTGGCTAATGCCTTGAAACAGATCGATTTACTGCGCAAGGAGCGGTGCAGCCTGAAGAGTATTCAGGAGTGCTCACAGCGTACCATCGACAacatggagcaggagctgaagaaCTACAGGAGGCAGCTGAACGAGCCAGGCGAGGACCATGTACGTGAACGGCTGAGCAAaagaattatatttatttctgccTACTTTATAGATCGTCAAGAAGTACGCGAAAGCTATTAAAATGCTGGAAGAAAAGATTGCCAGACAAAAAGAGGATCTACTCACACAGGGAGAGATGATCAAAATTCTGCACGAGCATAAACAGCGCAACGGCATGCAGATCGAGGAGATGCAGGCGAAGCTGCAGAAGAATGAACTCTGTTCGATCACCATGAACGAACACTCAACGGAAATATCCAATCTGAAGAAGCATGTCCAAGACTACgagcagcgcctgcagcaCACTCAACAGCTGCTCAGGGAGAGCAACAAGCGGGAGAATGCGGCCATGAAAAAGGTACAGGAAGCCCTCAGCTTGAGCGAGTCGGCGGTACGGGAGAAGGCCGAGGCGGAGAAACGTTCCGAAGCCATCAAAGAAGAGATGGCC from Drosophila subobscura isolate 14011-0131.10 chromosome O, UCBerk_Dsub_1.0, whole genome shotgun sequence encodes:
- the LOC117896985 gene encoding tropomyosin-2, with the translated sequence MTQGPNDFKLPSGAFDISKDVERLMGSTNEDLAKFREQVKHLMDNVGEVVAENQQLRQELARHKLADTRKTGGVEEIQQRAQMTEDALANALKQIDLLRKERCSLKSIQECSQRTIDNMEQELKNYRRQLNEPGEDHIVKKYAKAIKMLEEKIARQKEDLLTQGEMIKILHEHKQRNGMQIEEMQAKLQKNELCSITMNEHSTEISNLKKHVQDYEQRLQHTQQLLRESNKRENAAMKKVQEALSLSESAVREKAEAEKRSEAIKEEMAQLANNLGVILREEGKRVDIEVATLRSMQREKLKQDKAEHMADMQALQTRYNRLEKKYNEVVDQYDKIEAELEETRSRLSELKHIDQKQKSSELRINESRLKDYMEHHRHKTAEYKETVKDLTIRFQAEVRRLMDMNSELKAELKILKGEGGRGNTI